Proteins from a single region of Ananas comosus cultivar F153 linkage group 3, ASM154086v1, whole genome shotgun sequence:
- the LOC109707934 gene encoding ABC transporter B family member 2-like — protein sequence MSSVVGPERSHAGDMNNNNKSDHERESGGSHDQGEQAKKNQNKVPFLKLFAFADKWDYLLMALGSIGACAHGASVPVFFIFFGKLINIIGIAYLFPTSVSHKVAMYSLDFVYLGVAILFSSWTEVACWMHTGERQATKMRLAYLRSMLDQDIAVFDTEASTGEVINAITADIIVVQDAISEKVGNFMHYISRFVAGFAIGFLRVWQISLVTLSIVPLIAIAGGLYAYVSIGLIARVRKSYVKAGEIAEEVIGNVRTVQAFVGEEKAVRSYRDALLTTYKYGKRGGLAKGLGLGSMHCVLFCSWALLVWFTGIIVHKDIANGGDSFTTMLNVVIAGLSLGQAAPNISTFLRARAAAYPIFQMIERNTVNKTSAKTGRTLANVDGHIQFCDVRFSYPSRPDVLVFNGLNLDIPSGKIVALVGGSGSGKSTVVSLIERFYEPLSGSILLDGHDIKELDVKWLRKQIGLVNQEPALFATSIRENILYGKDDATLDEINRAAKLSDAITFINHLPDRYDTQVGERGIQLSGGQKQRIAISRAILKNPSILLLDEATSALDSESEKSVQEALDRVMVGRTTVVVAHRLSTIRNADVIAVVHGGRIAETGTHEQLMANPHSTYASLVQLQEAGHLQPRPSFSESGSMGRPLSFKGSRELSGRTMSLGASFRSDKDSISRFAADGNDQPKRKPVSAKKLYSMVRPDWIFGIFGSIGAFVAGAQMPLFALGVTQALVSYYMGWETTKKEVRKIAILFLCGAVLTVFFHVLEHINFGIMGERLTLRVRERMFGAILRNEIGWFDEVSNTSAMLSSRLETDATLLRTIVVDRSTILLQNIGMIVTSLVIAFILNWRITLVVLATYPLMISGHISEKLFMTGYGGNLGKSYLKANMLAAEAVSNIRTVAAFCSEEKVIKLYADELKEPAKRSFRRGQTAGIFYGVSQFFLFSSYALALWYGSVLMSKELASFKSVMKSFMVLIVTALAMGETLALAPDIIKGNQMAASVFEVLDRKTEVLSDVGEDIAKVEGIIELRGVEFRYPSRPDIVIFRDFDLKMKAGRSMALVGMSGSGKSTVLALILRFYDPTAGKVMIDGKDIKKLRLKSLRKHIGLVQQEPALFATTIYDNILYGKDGATETEVIEAAKLANAHSFISALPEGYSTKVGERGVQLSGGQKQRIAIARAIIKDPAILLLDEATSALDVESERVVQQALDRVMKNRTTVMVAHRLSTIQNADVISVLQDGKIVEQGSHSTLVEKKNGAYFKLISLQQQQQQQQKQQ from the exons atgaGCTCAGTAGTAGGCCCTGAGAGGAGCCATGCAGGAGACATGAACAATAACAACAAGAGTGACCACGAGAGAGAAAGTGGTGGTAGCCATGATCAAGGTGAACAAGCAAAGAAGAACCAAAACAAGGTCCCCTTCCTTAAGCTCTTCGCGTTCGCCGACAAATGGGACTATCTCCTCATGGCCCTGGGCTCCATCGGAGCCTGCGCGCATGGCGCCTCCGTACCcgtcttcttcattttcttcgGCAAGCTCATCAACATCATCGGCATCGCCTATCTCTTCCCGACATCCGTATCGCACAAAGTCGCCATG TACTCACTGGATTTCGTCTATTTGGGTGTTGCCATATTGTTCTCTTCTTGGACAG AGGTGGCTTGCTGGATGCATACGGGCGAGAGACAGGCAACGAAGATGAGGCTCGCTTACCTTCGATCGATGTTAGATCAAGATATAGCCGTGTTCGACACCGAGGCTTCCACTGGAGAGGTGATCAACGCCATCACCGCCGATATCATCGTCGTACAGGATGCAATCTCCGAGAAG GTGGGGAACTTCATGCACTACATCAGCCGGTTCGTGGCCGGCTTCGCCATCGGCTTCCTCCGGGTGTGGCAGATCAGCCTCGTCACCCTCTCCATCGTCCCCCTCATTGCGATCGCCGGCGGCCTCTACGCCTACGTCAGCATCGGCCTCATCGCCCGCGTCCGCAAGTCCTACGTCAAGGCCGGCGAGATCGCCGAGGAG GTGATCGGCAACGTGCGCACGGTGCAGGCGTTCGTCGGGGAGGAGAAGGCGGTGCGGTCGTACCGGGACGCGCTGCTGACGACGTACAAGTATGGGAAGAGGGGCGGGCTGGCGAAGGGGCTCGGGCTCGGCTCCATGCACTGCGTGCTCTTCTGCTCGTGGGCGCTGCTCGTCTGGTTCACCGGGATCATCGTCCACAAGGACATCGCCAACGGCGGGGACTCCTTCACCACGATGCTCAACGTCGTCATCGCCGGATT ATCCTTAGGCCAAGCGGCACCAAACATTTCGACATTCCTGCGAGCCCGTGCGGCCGCGTACCCAATCTTTCAGATGATAGAGAGAAATACAGTAAACAAAACGAGTGCCAAGACCGGGCGCACGCTTGCCAACGTCGACGGCCACATTCAGTTTTGTGACGTCCGGTTCAGCTACCCTTCCCGCCCCGACGTCCTGGTCTTCAACGGCCTGAATTTGGACATACCGTCTGGCAAAATCGTCGCGCTCGTCGGTGGGAGCGGGTCGGGTAAGAGCACGGTTGTGTCGCTCATCGAGCGTTTCTACGAGCCACTCTCGGGGTCGATCTTGCTTGATGGGCACGACATCAAGGAGCTGGATGTCAAGTGGCTGAGAAAGCAAATCGGCTTGGTTAACCAAGAGCCTGCGCTCTTCGCGACGAGCATTAGGGAGAACATCCTTTATGGGAAAGATGACGCCACTCTCGACGAGATCAATCGCGCCGCCAAGCTATCCGATGCCATTACTTTCATAAACCACCTTCCTGACCGGTACGACACACAG GTTGGCGAGCGCGGGATCCAACTGTCGGGCGGGCAGAAGCAACGGATTGCGATATCGAGAGCAATACTTAAGAATCCTTCAATTCTCCTCCTCGACGAGGCCACGAGCGCACTCGATTCAGAGTCAGAAAAGAGCGTGCAGGAGGCACTTGACAGGGTCATGGTCGGACGGACTACGGTGGTTGTTGCCCATCGGCTGTCGACAATAAGAAACGCAGACGTCATAGCCGTAGTCCATGGTGGAAGGATTGCGGAGACCGGAACTCATGAGCAGCTCATGGCGAACCCTCACAGTACCTATGCCTCTCTTGTTCAGCTGCAAGAGGCCGGTCATCTTCAGCCGCGGCCGTCGTTTTCGGAAAGCGGCAGCATGGGACGGCCTCTTAG TTTCAAGGGTTCGCGAGAGCTGTCGGGTAGAACGATGAGCTTAGGAGCCAGTTTCCGGTCAGACAAGGACTCCATCAGCCGCTTTGCAGCTGATGGCAACGATCAACCGAAACGCAAGCCCGTGTCTGCGAAAAAACTGTATTCTATGGTCCGGCCCGATTGGATTTTCGGCATATTTGGCAGTATAGGTGCCTTCGTCGCCGGTGCTCAGATGCCGCTGTTTGCTCTTGGAGTAACGCAGGCGCTCGTCTCATACTATATGGGTTGGGAGACCACGAAGAAGGAAGTGAGAAAGATCGCGATCCTGTTCTTATGCGGTGCAGTGCTCACCGTGTTCTTTCATGTTCTTGAGCACATCAACTTCGGCATCATGGGTGAAAGGCTTACTCTTcgagtgagagagaggatgtTTGGAG CGATTTTGAGAAACGAAATAGGCTGGTTTGATGAAGTGAGTAACACAAGCGCAATGCTGTCATCTCGCCTGGAAACGGATGCAACCCTGCTGCGTACAATAGTCGTAGACCGCTCAACGATTCTCTTGCAGAACATTGGGATGATTGTTACCTCTCTCGTTATTGCCTTCATACTGAACTGGAGAATCACTCTTGTGGTCTTGGCAACATACCCACTGATGATCAGTGGTCATATCAGCGAA AAACTATTCATGACAGGATACGGAGGCAACTTGGGCAAATCTTATCTGAAAGCCAACATGCTTGCCGCTGAGGCGGTGAGCAACATTCGAACTGTGGCCGCGTTCTGCTCCGAGGAGAAGGTGATTAAGCTCTACGCCGATGAGCTTAAAGAACCCGCAAAGCGCTCCTTCCGGCGGGGACAAACTGCGGGAATTTTCTACGGAGTCTCCCagttcttcctcttctcttcctATGCCCTGGCCTTGTG GTATGGTTCAGTCCTTATGAGCAAAGAGCTCGCAAGCTTTAAATCCGTCATGAAATCGTTCATGGTCCTTATAGTGACGGCATTAGCCATGGGAGAGACCTTGGCACTCGCCCCGGACATCATTAAAGGAAATCAAATGGCGGCGTCGGTATTCGAGGTGCTAGATAGGAAGACCGAGGTTTTGAGTGATGTTGGAGAGGATATCGCGAAGGTGGAGGGCATAATCGAGTTGAGGGGAGTCGAATTCCGCTACCCGTCGAGGCCGGATATCGTGATATTCAGGGACTTTGATCTCAAGATGAAAGCCGGAAGAAGTATGGCGTTGGTCGGAATGAGCGGATCCGGCAAGAGCACTGTGCTTGCTCTTATACTACGTTTCTACGACCCAACCGCTGGAAAAGTTATGATTGATG GCAAAGACATCAAGAAGCTTCGGCTGAAATCTCTTCGCAAACACATTGGTCTAGTACAGCAGGAGCCCGCGCTCTTTGCCACGACAATTTATGATAACATCCTCTATGGCAAGGACGGCGCAACCGAAACGGAAGTAATAGAGGCAGCTAAGCTTGCAAATGCCCACTCCTTCATTAGTGCCCTCCCCGAAGGCTACTCGACAAAGGTCGGGGAGCGTGGGGTCCAACTGTCGGGTGGGCAGAAGCAGCGAATAGCCATTGCGAGGGCTATAATAAAGGACCCTGCAATATTATTGCTTGATGAGGCTACGAGTGCTCTCGATGTCGAGTCCGAGCGAGTGGTTCAGCAAGCGCTTGATCGAGTCATGAAGAATCGAACCACGGTTATGGTGGCTCACAGGCTTTCTACTATTCAAAATGCTGATGTTATATCAGTTCTGCAGGACGGAAAAATCGTAGAACAGGGAAGTCACTCAACTTTGGTAGAGAAAAAGAATGGGGCCTATTTTAAGCTGATCagcctgcagcagcagcagcagcagcagcaaaagcAGCAATAG
- the LOC109707180 gene encoding S-norcoclaurine synthase 2-like — protein MKGSLCHELEVGLPAGEIWEVYGTLRLARLAVELLPNILQKADIVHGDGGVGTVLHLTFPPGNPGPQYYKEKFTKVDNDNYVKEAVVIEGGYLELGFTSYLVRFEIVKKDGDSSVIRSSIEYEIDDENAGNASFVTTGPLVSIAEAISSHLMKQKSAGRHYNKSCT, from the exons ATGAAGGGAAGCCTTTGCCATGAGCTGGAGGTCGGCCTCCCGGCCGGCGAAATCTGGGAGGTCTACGGCACGCTGCGCCTCGCCCGACTGGCCGTGGAACTGCTCCCGAATATCCTCCAAAAGGCCGACATCGTCCACGGCGACGGCGGGGTCGGAACAGTTCTGCACCTCACATTTCCTCCTG GAAATCCCGGGCCACAGTACTACAAGGAGAAGTTCACGAAGGTCGACAATGATAATTACGTGAAGGAGGCCGTGGTGATTGAAGGAGGGTACTTGGAGCTCGGATTTACATCATACTTAGTTCGCTTTGAGATCGTAAAAAAGGACGGCGATTCTTCCGTTATAAGGTCGTCGATCGAGTACGAGATCGACGACGAGAACGCAGGAAATGCTTCTTTTGTGACAACTGGGCCCCTTGTTTCTATTGCAGAAGCAATCTCCAGTCATCTCATGAAGCAAAAGAGTGCTGGTCGTCATTACAACAAATCTTGCacttaa